The sequence gCAATCAAGTAACTTCACCTTGTCGAAGTCCACAGAGTGTCCCGGAGATTCCAAGTTTATGGTCAAGAGGATGGTTAGAGGCAAAATTAAGATACTGATCAGTGTGGGTGGTCATATCCCAGAGAAGGTTTTACTGGTGATGCTAAGTGGGCTGATAGTGAATGTTCTATCcgaaaaatgtttatttgtcaaACGACTTTgccatgaaagaaaaaaaaggcattAAAATTCACTTTCGACAATTAACTTGTTTGCTCCTGTTGAGCTTTCTCTTATTTCAGCTTATCATTCTGATATAAATATCATATTCAATATTTACTACTATGAGTTAGGGCAAATGTGCACTCCTAAATCTGGGACTTGGAAAAGATATCAAGATCATCTCAATCTGGACAGATTTAGAGAATGAACAAAATTCGCCCGCCAGTTATTTATACCCACGAGTATGATCTCGTCTAAAAGGTGTCACAATGGCCTATTCAGTGTTATTTGAGGCTATAAACGAACTTTGCAAttagaaaaaggaaaaaaaaaagcccAGAAATGCCCATTTTTCTTGTTAACACTTTGATTAAGTCTATTTTATGGTAAGATATTGTAATAACATTGTGTCATATAAGCCATTTTAGCGCTATTCACCCAGAAATCACGGTGtacggttgctagggtattctttcccgtttcTATGCACGTTCGAcggagtatcgggttacaaccGTATtggctaaccgtaaaatatctGATAATAAACAAAGTGTTATGACAGAGAAGATGTTTTCagcaattttacatactttgaatCTTGTCGTTTGAATTtaaatagctgttttgtttagattttgcttccaaagacgaaCATTTTCTGTTTCCAAGAAGACCTTTACTTTGACCAatctcttgataagatgggccgcataAGTCATCGAAAAATCacgatttttgtatttttcgtcatctatgaggaaaatgaaactttctgtttttggaattttttaattttctattttaagcaaagttacggTCGAAATTttgcgtaaaaatggcatttttcgcacttgaTTACGAATAATTCCAAAGTaaggcattttctaaaaatccccaaaacagagatctcgggaaaaccgttgctgtcattttgagccgtcaatgagttcaTTTGGACTCTTcctggtggagatcttaaacgatgtttgcaagCATGTCATaccgcacggagagcgggagggtgtaattgataccagtgtaaacaacacttataatatccaaggtcaccaacagaaatgtcagtagcttcgttaaaTATTACAGCTCCCAAACTAAGTAATAGCATGGATGTGCTGTCCAGagaattgtttatattggtgaaaaactatatttttttgCTAGTTCAAGGTAGTTTGGGAAAAAGGGCCAGACAGCATTGTTTACCGGCaacgaccgcagatgaccccaaatagaacacgggttcggttcgaattacgtcagatagAACATTGTGAAACAAGGTtccaattcggctagacatTGGAGGTTTTGAGCCTGTATTTGACCATCGTGAATGGCCCATTTTACATGAACACATCATTCAAATTAAGTCTATTTCATGGTAAAACAGTGTAAGAATGACGTTTGTGAAAAGTCCATTGAAAATATATTGGACcgcgtaatttcgtctaaaaggtGCCATATACGCCTTTTAGCGTCATTTgcgactatataacgttactaactTTGCAATTGAAAATCAGAAAACGCCCGTAGATGGCCTATTCTACTTGTTAATACTTTTATTTAGTCTATATCATAATAAATAGTATAAGAATGACTTTTGTGTAATACATGGAGTATGTTTAGCTGCTTTAAAGTTACATTGATATTTGCTTAAACGATGTTAAAGACACCAACTCTGATACAAAGCGTCTATAAGTTTATTCGTAAAATTACGTTTATATAATATGCAGACAATGTATTGTTTCTGTGATTCTAAAATTACAATAAATTATATTATTATTTCAATTGGGTATGCGCTGTTGTTGTGAAAGTACGTGTAGATGATATTGACTTTATAGGCTTTTACAGTCTGGAAGCTGATGATCCGCGATTATATTTTAGGTGTCTCAAATTTAgaccacagtaagtaaattaaATTTTTGATGACATACTCAGCAGACgacaaaaataatgagataatgTAAAGTAAAACAAGATTGGTTATTAAAAAATAGAAACTATAAACGTTGTAGCAAGCATTGAAGTGACAAAAGCATGGAATCATGAGCCAACAAGTAATTCATTCACCCTTTCTTGAAGCCGGCTTTCGTAGTCCAAGAGTAACAGCCTTTTAGACGTTTTCAGGTAGTCGAGGAAGATTAATTCTTGGTGACAGtgcacaaggctttaaaacattcaaCCTCACCCCGAATTTTCGGGGTTCTGGAACGCTGCTTTATCAGTCGTGTCACTGTATGTTCTTAACTTTCATtcgtcatggcgtcaagattacaagtgagttacttttatcacttgaattgtTTACTAGAACTCCTAGACATAACGTAGAAAGTCATTTGACTGCCAAAAATCAATTAGTGACTTTTCCACAAGGCTTTCAAACATGGAACCTCACCCCGAATGTCGGGATCTACAACGCTATTTTATCAGTCGTGTCATTGTGTGTTCTTAAATTTTATTCGTCATGGCGTCAatattacaaagtgtgcgttacttttatcacttgaatgtatACTAGAAACCCCTAGACAGAACGTAGAAAGTCATTTGACTgtcaaaaattacttagtaacttttccacaaggctttaaaacattgtacatcattTAATGTATATAAGAAGATGGATGCATAAACAAATATTAGAAGAGTGAGAGAGAGTAAACTAAATGACGACAGATATGGAGCCAAACAGACAGGGAGATAGATACACAAGGAGCATtgcagacagggaggcagacagagcggcagacagacagggaggcagacagacaggaagagagacagacagggaaacagacagacatggcgagagacagacagggagccatgCAGACAGGGAGCCTatcagacagggaggcagacagaaaggaaggcagacagacagggaggcagacagactggGAGGCAGACGGACATGAAGGGAGACGGACAGACtgggaagcagacagacaggaaggcaGACGAATAGGGacccagacagacagggaaggaGACAGAaaaagtcagacagacaggaatacagacagacagggaggcagacagacagggaggcagacagacacggAGCCAGATAGACCTAATTCCAGACGGATAGATAGGCAGCAGACaaggaaacagacagacaggacgCCAGACAgtcagggaggcagacagaaagGGAggcggacagacagacagacaggaaggcaggcagacagggaaccagacagacagggaaccaaacagacaggaagccaaaaagacagggagtcagacagacacgGAGGCAGACAATCAGGATGCCAGACTGACAGGGAGTCAGATAGACAGGGAACCAGATAGACAGGGAGGCATAAagacagggaaccagacagacacggaggcagacagacatggagaCAGGGAACCAAATAGACAAGAAGGCACACTGACTGGGAACCAGACAGACACGGATGCAGACAGACaagaagccagacagggagccagttagacagggaagcagacagaGAGGGAGCCAGAGAAACATGGTGCCAGGAAGATGGGATGGCAGCAAGCAGGGAAGCAGACAtacaggaagccagacagacagaaagacaaacagatagggagccagacagacagggaggcagacagacaggaaggcagacagacaggaagacagacagacagggaagcagacagaGAGGGAGCCAGAGAGACAGGGTGCCAGGTTGATGGGAAGGCAGCAAGCAGAGAAGCAGACAtacaggaagccagacagacagggagccagacaggcagggaggcagacagacaggaaggcagacagacatggagccaggcagacagggaagcagacagaGAGGGAGCCAGAGAGACAGGGTGCCAGAAAGATAGGAAGACAGCAAGCAGGGAAGCAGACATAcaagaagccagacagacagggagccagacagacagggagccagacagaaatGGAGGCAgtcagacagggaggcagacggAAAGGgaggcaggcagacagggaaccaggcagacagagaggcagacagacaaataggcagacaaacagggagccagacagacatggagccagacagacagggaagcagacagacacgaaggcagacagacaggaagacagacagatagggagccagacagacagggagccagacagaaagggagccagacaaacagggaggcagacagaagggggggggggcagacgGACACGGAGGTAGGCAGATAGGGACCCAGACAGAttgggaggcagacagacagggaaccagacaaacacggaggcagacagacagaaagtcagacaaacagggagccaggcagacagggatCCATATAGACAAGGGTGCAAATAAACAGGAAACAAGACAGTCACGGAGGCGGACAGAcaagaagccagacagacagggagccaatCAGACATGGAAgcaaacagacagggagccataCAGACCGGGAaccagacagagagagaggcagcCGACAAAGAAACAGACAATCAGGACGCCAGACagactgggagccagacagaaagGGAGGCAGGCAGAAAGGGGGGCACACCAACACGGaggtaggcagacagggagccagatagacaggaaggcagacagacagggaaccagCTAGACAAGGAGGTAAGCATATAGGGCTACATATAGACAAGGATGCACACAGACaggaaaacagacagacacTGAGGCAAAAAGACAAGacgtcagacagacagggagccagtcTGACAGGGAAGAACACAGACAAGGAGCAGGAAAGACCGGGTCCCAGACATGATAGAGAGGCAGCTGGCAAGGAAACAGACAGGtcgccagacagacagggaggtagacagacagcgaaccagacagacagggacgcagacagacagggaaccagTCAGTCAGGGAGGTAGACAGATAGGGAGCCAGAAAGACAGGTAGGCAGACAGACATGAAGCCAGACAGACAacgaggcagacagacagggagccttACAGCTAGGGAGGAAAACAGATACGGAGCCTGGCAGACAGggatccagacagacaggaagccagacagacagggaagcagTCAAACACGGAGTCAGATAGACAAGAAGCCAAAAAGGCAAGGAGATAGATAGACAAGGAGCCTTATAGATAGGgaggagacagacagggaggcagacagacacgaaggcagacagacaggaaggcaAACAgatagggagccagacagacaggaaggcaAACAGATAGGGGGCCAGAGAGACAGGCTGCCAGAAAGATAGGAAGGCAGCAAGCAGGGAAGCAGACATAcaagaagccagacagacagggagccagacagacagggagccagacagacagggagccagacagaaatGGAGGCAgtcagacagggaggcagacggAAAGGgaggcaggcagacagggaaccaggcagacagagaggcagacagaaagGGGGGTAGAcaaacagggagccagacagacagggagccagacagacagggaagcagaCACACAAGGGCCGACAGACAggaagacagacaaacagggagccaggcagacagggaagcagacagaGAGGGATCCAGAGAGACAGGGTGCCGGAAAGATAGGAAGGCAATGGGGACGAGATTCTAATGAATTCTGAAGTCACCTGTATGCACTGGGAGGTATGGTCTATGTTATCATTTGAATAATCGCACAGGTTGGCTCGATGTCCACATTGTTGACGTGGACAAAATTCCACCACGTGACATACTTTAAACTAAGATGTGCATATTGAATGTCAGGTGTTCCTAAACAAACAACATTTTGACCTAATTATAAAGTACAATCTTGGTTTTAAATCAAAGGGATTCCTTATCATTATTTTGTATGAGTAGTTACGTACATATCATTGGGCTTAAATAGCCTGAGTGAGAACtagtgaatggacgatactcgaaacaatggtccatttcgcaacaaagaaatcttttcTGTGGAGttttcgactcccactggcattatAAAATGACTTATTCGTttcgtttattcagaaaagaatcagcatcgcagtttgtaaaaacaaactgaatatcactgattatgtacaaattttcaacatgtcgACTACAAAATATACGTATATACATCtattaaacaaattacagtacatgatgtAGAAACGCCTATACAAAGTTGTACATTATACTTCACATAGAACACCGAAGTAAGGACAGGAACGTCCTACGTAGAGTATCAGGACTCGTTGTACAGGCGTATAGCCTGATGTAAGAACGACCTTCTCAGTCTCTGTGTCCGGGCAGTTGGCACAGTAAGTGCAGTGCCGTTTCTAAGAGTCCTCCCAGTGACCGTAGTTCTGGCCGGCGGCACCAGGTCATGGAGGGGGTGACCCTCGTCCAGCATATCCTCAGTAGCTTCACTGCCGCAACCTCTCGCCGTTCTTTCAGCGTCGGCAGAGCAGGCACCTCTCGTCTTCCCCCCAGTGAGACGATACGGAGTGCTCTCCGTTGTACTCTTTCAATTTGTCTCTCCTGCTCCTTACTACACCCTACTAGTAGTACGTGCCCATATTCGAGCACAGGTCTGATAAATCGCAGATGGCTAACTGCCTCGGAACTGgagactgtaaaacttggtaggaaTGACTATATTCGTCTTCGCTCTTCTTATTTTCCTTGACTGGTAAGCTcagaaatgtatatatatatgcctgATCACATAATACGCTCATTTTTCAATatgtccaacatccggtccaccgaattttatTAGGTCCTAGAAAACTATATGGACGagaaaccggttttgtaccggtacaccgtaccgatacccagcgCTACTGTGCACCCATATGTCGACAGTAAGACGCTGCCAAGAAgaatgtttttttagtattttctaTTTAGATACAAAGAATGTGATTTTGACAACTTTAAAAAGTACAATTATTTAGGCACAAACTTTGCCATCTGCACACCTCTATGTTTATtccaatgtaacgttaaacacGGCTTcaatatatacaaaatttcatcatccTGTACCAGTTGAAATGAGATATGGGATACCCAATTTACGAGGCATCACGTACTGGTACAGGGAATCGCAGTGTGGAACAAACTCTAAATTATTCAGTCAGTGACGCAGGTGAGAATCTTACTCCGATACTTGAAATGGTCCATCAATCAGTTGAAATGCAATATGGATACCCGATTTACGAATCATCTCGTGGTGGTACGGCGACAGGAATGAGAGACAAATACTGAATTATTCAGTTCAGTGACGCAGGGGAGCATTGAAAACGACTAGTTTACCCCTGGCTTgaggacagacacacacattgCTACTTTGGGGCGTCGCGAAGAGAAGAGCCATCCCAAGCCATGCTCTGGTGTTGGAAACTCATTCTTGTGACAACATGGATGTTACACCGTCATACAGGCCACGCACAAGAGTGGGGtaaaatcaaatttttaacCAGTTTTTAAACAAATCTATATCATCGCCTTGCTAATCATTTGTAACAATATGTTAAGTTGATGATTTGCTAAATAATTAGCTAGAAATGCATGTCTTCAGAGTTTGCATCAAAACGACGTAATAACATATTAAACATGTCTCAACGTTTAGGTGACTGCGGTGGTAATATCACCGGACAATCTTCTGGCTTCGTTCACTCCCCCAATTATCCCGGACGGTACAGCAACAACTTGGACTGTACGTGGACTATAGAGGTTAACGAATGGGAAGGCGTGTCGCTGACACCAGTATCGTTTAATCTAGAGGAAAACTTTGACTGGCTGGGCGTCTACAAAAAAGGGGTAGACAACTTCATCTCGTTAGGATTGTTTACCGGTAGGTTTGTCTCGGTCCAAGCATTAAAGCTATTATGTTTTGGTACAAAGAACAGAAAGGTttatacgagggtgagtcaaaaagtaatgcaagtggtttcataacagactcgttttgaCAAGACTCGTTAgacaattgagttgaaatttggcacaaaagtagaggcatatgtcctcttgagattgaattttttaatttggtctttatcattttatgagcaactgagttgatttcaagatgaacactcccttggtagcttgtcagactatgaattcctctaaatctgacccactaaAAATCCCTGTAGGAGGTTAAAATgaaacatatatgatatcaaatgtcTTTATATGAtgcatgccaattttcatttctgaactctcaaTTGTTCCTCATTTACAGCTGATAGGATGGAGTAAGTTGTGatatagagctgttggattgatacacgaattcgtgcgttgttggttaaaagactacttttccattaaccaaaagaaacgaaactttacgcagatattaactgtttaaaggccaaaaagtgtgctaagttttattccTCTTTGTTAATGGGGAAAGAAGGCTATAGAAACTTTTAATGATAACACAACAAATCTCATGACCCAGACGACCGCTTATACCTGACTCTactccagcaacgaaaaaagaaaaatgatcggatttcagagttgaaaataagctcgtggcttatagagaaatgcagcttattacatgtgcaggctcaGTCTCAtacaatagcaaaaattggtttagggaaatcgttaattgtacgttaattggacctcaccTTT comes from Branchiostoma floridae strain S238N-H82 chromosome 19, Bfl_VNyyK, whole genome shotgun sequence and encodes:
- the LOC118407002 gene encoding CUB and sushi domain-containing protein 3-like, which translates into the protein MLWCWKLILVTTWMLHRHTGHAQEWGDCGGNITGQSSGFVHSPNYPGRYSNNLDCTWTIEVNEWEGVSLTPVSFNLEENFDWLGVYKKGVDNFISLGLFTGTNFTEKLVAWSHTIRLVFRTDYSYSEDGFKIHFEGNKITEKI